One Aegilops tauschii subsp. strangulata cultivar AL8/78 chromosome 7, Aet v6.0, whole genome shotgun sequence genomic window carries:
- the LOC141027091 gene encoding uncharacterized protein, whose amino-acid sequence MTHTERISSSAPMEFGIHQVETHVREKDLSVVYTNDPAVVEDSVNTMKQLLAQDGKYKVVGIDPQYTDGHVGYDQKVVVAELCVGHHVLVYNYSLATRPCERFARVWGSKKEKDSLVNLASAIIGCYYENMKEHANKNPAAWHGA is encoded by the exons atgacacatacagagaggataTCTAGCAgtgctccaatggagttcggcatTCATCAAGTGGAGACCCACGTGAGGGAGaaggacctctcggtggtgtacaccaatgacCCAGCCGTGGTGGAGGACTCCGTCAACACCATGAAACAGTTGCTTGCTCAGGATGGCAAGTACAAAGTGGTCGGCATTGACCCCCAGTACACCGACGGTCATGTCGGGtatgatcagaaggttgtcgtcgccgaGTTGTGCGTGGGCCATCACGTCCTTGTCTACAACTACTCCCtagccacaaggccttgcgagcgtttcgccag AGTCTGGGGCAGCAAGAAGGAGAAGGACTCCCTTGTTAACCTCGCATCGGCCATCATCGGCTGCTACTACGAAAACATGAAGGAGCATGCCAACAAAAATCCCGCAGCCTGGCATGGGGCCTAG